In Sphaeramia orbicularis chromosome 12, fSphaOr1.1, whole genome shotgun sequence, the following proteins share a genomic window:
- the slc30a5 gene encoding proton-coupled zinc antiporter SLC30A5, giving the protein MEEKYSSNVLSGGKLGMVEVPDSRLTRYIVLLVVSKVLKALGIFESYDILKVVHIVQFIFILKLGSAVILLFFQKPFSSGKTISKRQWIKLLKHAVFSCIISLLGFFGLTLCGPLRTLLLFEHSDVVVIALLGVLFTSSGGGPSKTRGAAFFIIAVICLLLFDNDDLMAKMAEHPEGHHDSALTHFLYTAIAFLGVADHKGGVVLLVVSLCLKVAFHTASRKLSVEIGGAKRLYALDNLVSAAVLLPWVIVLSASTDSKVESWSSLILPFGMIIFSVMILEFYVEAVCSAKMETPRCARYGAIALFLSALMLANFWTHPLTDQLRSMSKPPQQVSTEHVLSGGVLVSATFFIMSSSILSSPSKRGQKGTLVGYSPEGTPLYNFMGDALQHTSQSLPRFIKDSLKQILEEYDSRQIFYFLCLNLAFTFVELFYGVWTNSLGLISDGFHMLFDCSALVLGLFAALMTRWKATRIFSYGYGRVEILSGFINGLFLMVIAFFVFVESITRLLDPPNINTDMLTPVSVGGLLVNLVGICAFSHAHSHGGKSCSSHDHGHSHHGHSHSEHSHGGHGHSHGGHGHGHSGHGHSHGGGGGGGGSGGGGMNANMRGVFLHVLADTLGSVGVIISTILIRQFGWLIADPICSLFIATLIFLSVLPLLKDACEVLLLRTPPEHEKELNSALEKIEKIEGVISYRDPHFWRHSANVIAGTIHLQIMSDVVEQRIIQQVTAVLKDAGVNNLSVQVEKEAYFQHMSGLSTGFHEVLAMTQQMESMKYLNDGTCIM; this is encoded by the exons atggaagaaaaatacaGCAGCAACGTCCTGTCAGGAGGAAAACTGGGCATGGTGGAAGTGCCCGACTCCAG ATTAACCAGATACATTGTTTTACTGGTCGTCTCCAAGGTCCTCAAGGCTCTGGGGATCTTTGAGTCGTATGACATCCTCAAAGTGGTTCACATTGTCCAGTTTATCTTCATTCTCAAACTAGG GAGCGCTGTTATTCTGCTGTTCTTTCAAAAACCTTTCTCCTCGGGAAAAACCATCTCTAAAAGACAG TGGATAAAGTTACTGAAACATGCGGTTTTCAGCTGCATCATATCCCTGCTGGGGTTCTTCGGTTTAACTCTGTGTGGACCTTTAAG GACGCTGCTgctctttgaacacagtgacgtGGTGGTCATCGCTCTCCTCGGCGTCCTCTTCACCAGCTCTGGGGGGGGGCCgtctaag aCCAGAGGTGCTGCTTTCTTCATCATCGCCGTCATCTGCCTCCTCCTCTTCGACAACGACGACCTCATGGCCAAGATGGCCGAGCACC CTGAGGGTCACCACGACAGCGCTCTCACTCACTTCCTCTACACGGCCATCGCCTTTTTAGGCGTCGCCGATCACAAA GGTGGCGTGGTGCTGCTGGTGGTGTCCCTCTGTCTGAAGGTGGCCTTCCACACTGCCTCCAGGAAACTGTCGGTGGAAATAGGCGGAGCCAAGCGTCTGTACGCTCTGGACAACCTGGTGTCTGCCGCCGTGCTGCTGCCCTGGGTCATTGTTCTCTCCGCCTCCACAGAC AGTAAAGTTGAGTCGTGGTCGTCCCTCATCCTGCCGTTCGGGATGATCATCTTCTCCGTCATGATCCTGGAGTTTTACGTGGAGGCCGTCTGCAGCGCCAAGATGGAGACGCCGCGGTGCGCCCGGTACGGCGCCATCGCCCTCTTCCTCAGCGCTCTGATGCTGGCCAACTTCTGGACTCACCCGCTGACGGATCAGCTGCGCTCCATGAGCAAACCGCCGCAGCAGGTCAGCACTGAGCACGTGCTGTCCGGAGGAGTCCTGGTCAGCGCCACCTTCTTCATCATGT CGTCCAGTATCCTGTCGTCTCCGTCTAAGCGGGGGCAGAAGGGCACCCTGGTGGGTTACTCTCCTGAAGGGACGCCGCTGTACAACTTCATGGGCGACGCTCTGCAGCACACGTCGCAGTCTCTGCCTCGCTTCATCAAAGATTCCCTCAAACAGATTCTGGAGGAGTACGACTCCAGACAGATCTTCTACTTCCTCTGCCTCAACCTG GCGTTTACGTTCGTGGAGCTGTTCTACGGCGTCTGGACCAACAGTCTGGGTCTGATCTCCGACGGCTTCCACATGCTCTTCGACTGCTCGGCTCTGGTTCTGGGCCTGTTCGCCGCCCTCATGACCCGCTGGAAGGCCACCAGGATCTTCTCCTACGG GTACGGTCGTGTGGAGATCCTCTCTGGGTTCATTAACGGCCTCTTCCTCATGGTCATCGCCTTCTTTGTGTTTGTGGAGTCCATCACTCGTCTGTTGGATCCTCCAAATATCAACACAGACATGCTGACT CCGGTGTCCGTCGGAGGTTTACTGGTCAACCTGGTGGGAATCTGCGCCTTCAGCCACGCCCACTCCCACGGAGGCAAAAGCTGCTCGTCACACGACCACGGCCACTCGCACCACGGCCACTCCCACAGCGAGCACAGCCACGGAGGCCACGGCCACTCCCACGGAGGACATGGGCATGGACACTCTGGACATGGACACTCCCACGGCGGcggtggaggaggaggcggcAGTGGGGGCGGGGGCATGAACGCCAACATGAGAG GGGTTTTCCTTCACGTCCTGGCCGACACCCTGGGCAGCGTGGGCGTCATCATCTCCACCATCCTCATCCGTCAGTTCGGCTGGTTGATCGCAGACCCCATCTGCTCGCTCTTCATCGCCACGCTCATTTTCCTCAGCGTCCTTCCTCTGCTGAAGGACGCCTGCGAAGTTCTCCTCCTGCGAACTCCACCGGAACATGAGAAGGAGCTGAACAGCGCACTGGAGAAG ATTGAGAAGATTGAGGGAGTCATATCATACAGAGATCCTCATTTTTGGAGGCACTCGGCCAACGTGATCGCAGGGACCATCCACCTCCAGATCATGTCGGACGTGGTGGAGCAGAGGATCATCCAGCAG GTGACGGCCGTTTTAAAAGACGCGGGGGTGAATAACCTGTCGGTCCAGGTGGAGAAGGAGGCGTATTTCCAGCACATGTCTGGACTCAGCACAGGGTTTCACGAAGTTTTGGCGATGACGCAGCAGATGGAGTCCATGAAGTACCTGAACGACGGGACGTGCATCATGTAA
- the LOC115429319 gene encoding annexin A1-like: protein MSFFKKFFKDIVRDRKSDDDDTVLVKGKPKPKYYGTVCPYPNFNASNDAAVLKSAIESKGVDEDVIISVLVKRTNEQRQKIKAVYEATTGERLDQALKKALRSDLEDVTLALLMPAPQFDAYLLRKATKRLGTDEDVLVEVLATRTNQQIREIKMAFKQEYDEELEEVIKDDTSGDFTTALLALLKADKDESTQVDMDLAQKDAKILFEAGENSKGSNVSDFINILTSRSGPQLSKTFQKYACVSDMTLPKALEMELNGDIEDCLIDIVKVSWNTPAFFAEKLHKAMERRGTCEDTLIRVLVSRSEVDLKKIVEEYHAMYDMSVQEAIWHDTKGHYQKVLLGLCGPC, encoded by the exons GTGAAGGGAAAACCCAAACCCAAGTATTACGGCACCGTCTGCCCTTATCCCAACTTCAACGCCAGCAACGACGCTGCCGTTCTAAAGAGCGCCATCGAAAGTAAAG GAGTGGACGAGGACGTGATTATTTCTGTCCTGGTGAAAAGAACCAACGAGCAGAGACAGAAGATTAAAGCAGTTTATGAAGCAACCACTGGAGAG AGGTTGGACCAGGCTTTGAAAAAGGCTCTGAGGTCGGACCTGGAGGACGTCACCCTGGCTCTGCTCATGCCCGCTCCTCAGTTTGACGCCTACCTGCTCCGTAAAGCCACAAAG CGTCTGGGAACCGATGAAGACGTCCTGGTCGAGGTTTTAGCCACAAGAACAAACCAACAGATTCGAGAGATCAAGATGGCCTTTAAACAAG AGTATGacgaagagctggaggaggtgatTAAAGATGACACCAGTGGAGACTTCACCACAGCGCTGCTGGCCCTGCTGAAGGCCGACAAGGACGAGAGCACCCAGGTGGACATGGATCTGGCACAGAAGGATGCCAAG ATTCTGTTCGAAGCAGGTGAAAACTCCAAAGGGTCGAATGTGTCGGACTTCATCAACATCCTGACGTCACGCAGTGGACCACAGCTGTCCAAGA cctTCCAGAAGTACGCCTGTGTCAGTGACATGACTCTACCCAAAGCCTTGGAGATGGAGCTGAACGGAGACATCGAGGACTGTCTGATTGACATTG ttaaagtTTCCTGGAACACACCGGCGTTCTTTGCTGAGAAGCTCCATAAGGCCATGGAG CGTCGTGGAACATGTGAGGATACGCTGATCCGGGTCTTGGTGAGCCGGTCTGAAGTGGATCTGAAGAAGATCGTTGAGGAGTACCACGCCATGTACGACATGTCCGTCCAGGAGGCCATCTGG cACGACACTAAAGGCCACTATCAGAAGGTCCTGCTGGGTCTGTGTGGACCCTGTTGA